The genomic DNA CTATGGCTAATCCGCTAATCCGCTTTTGGGTTGCTCTAGAACGTCACTTGGAGATTTAGGGCAACCGTTGCAAAACACCCAGACTGGCAGGAGCAGTTAAGGAAGTGAAGTTTGTCTGAGAAGGCTGAAGTGACAGATTTTGAGGATATCGGCCTTCAAGATACAGTTCAGACCGTAAACATTCACAATCTTCCAACTGACAATTACCAAAATGTTTCCATAGTTCAATAACGATCTAGATGCATGACCCTGTAGACGTCAAACTGTTCAACAGTAGGACGAGTCCCCAATTGTGCTATACTATTCATGCTTCTGCTAGCAATTGGGTAATGCAGTTTCAAAGGACCTCACAAGCCCCACAGGCCTGAGCCACAATTGTGCACCTACCTTAAATGGAGAGGCCACAACGGCTGGTCAACTGGTAACTGACGTCATGGCCACCTGAACGCGCGGTTGTCGCGGAGGGGTGGGGTAGTTTGTCTGAACTTGCGTGTACTTGCCTCTTGATGGCTGCAAACGCAAGGCCATCCGATCCGTACTTGCCTGCAATAGCTAGACAAGGGCCGAATTAACACAGGGACAGCGGAATCATGTGAAGGAAGTAGCTACGTCATAAGAGCTTCTCCTCCGTCACACCCCTCTGATGCCTTCCAGGAGTCAGTCAAACCAGAGACTTGCAAGCGGGCCAGACCCCCCATCGATTGTGTATATAATCTcccatcttccacctcccagagctgttcttttcttccatcatcaaacaactCTAGCAGAcaatcaaccaccacactcTACAAACAACTttcacaaacaaacaacttTCACCACCTACAACTATCAAAATGGAGACCATCAAGAACGCCGGCAACTTCGTCGCTGACAAGGTCAACGCTGCCACCTCTGAGGCTTCCAAGACGACCAACAAGGAGGTCGCCAAGGACTCCAACGCTAGCGCCGGCACTCGGTAAGCAACTCTCCCTTCTCTCCTCATTACTTGGCATCCAATTAACACCCTCAACAGTCTCGACGCTGCTGGCAATGCCATCTCTGACAAgtttgatgagaagaagcatGAGGCCTCCGCTGAGACCAACAAGCAGAAGGCTACCCACTAAGTGCCTTTCACTATCTCAATAACCGCCTTCTGACACCTTCAACCGCTCATCATTGACGACATCGACCACTGCTTCTTTCGGGCTGGGAGAGACTTGATCACAATGGGTTGGTTTTGGACA from Podospora pseudoanserina strain CBS 124.78 chromosome 2, whole genome shotgun sequence includes the following:
- the GRG1 gene encoding Glucose-repressible protein (COG:S; EggNog:ENOG503P77B), which produces METIKNAGNFVADKVNAATSEASKTTNKEVAKDSNASAGTRLDAAGNAISDKFDEKKHEASAETNKQKATH